One genomic region from Cucumis melo cultivar AY chromosome 9, USDA_Cmelo_AY_1.0, whole genome shotgun sequence encodes:
- the LOC103482897 gene encoding probable aquaporin NIP5-1: MPESESGTPVASAPATPGTPGGPLFSGLRVDSLSYDRKSMPRCKCLPVNAPTWGQPHTCFTDFPAPDVSLTRKLGAEFVGTFILIFAATAGPIVNQKYNGVETLIGNAACAGLAVMIVILSTGHISGAHLNPSLTIAFAALRHFPWVQVPAYIAAQVSASICASFALKGVFHPFMSGGVTVPSVSTGQAFALEFIITFNLLFVVTAVATDTRAVGELAGIAVGATVMLNILVAGPSSGGSMNPVRTLGPAVAAGNYRALWVYLVAPTLGAIIGAGTYTAVKLRDDEVEAPSQVRSFRR; the protein is encoded by the exons atgccGGAATCGGAAAGTGGAACGCCGGTAGCATCGGCGCCGGCGACGCCGGGGACGCCGGGAGGGCCGCTGTTTTCGGGGCTCCGAGTGGATTCTCTATCGTACGATCGGAAGTCAATGCCGAGGTGTAAGTGTTTGCCCGTGAATGCTCCCACGTGGGGCCAACCTCACACGTGCTTCACTGATTTCCCTGCTCCTGATGTCTCTCTCACTCGCAAG TTGGGAGCAGAATTTGTGGGGACATTCATCTTGATATTTGCTGCGACGGCAGGGCCCATTGTGAACCAAAAGTACAACGGCGTGGAGACTCTGATTGGAAACGCTGCATGCGCAGGGTTGGCGGTGATGATTGTAATTCTGTCGACGGGACACATTTCCGGTGCACACCTGAACCCATCACTCACCATTGCCTTTGCTGCCCTACGCCACTTTCCTTGGGTTCAAGTCCCTGCCTACATTGCCGCCCAAGTCTCTGCCTCCATTTGCGCCTCCTTCGCTCTCAAAGGGGTTTTTCACCCTTTCATGTCTGGTGGTGTCACCGTCCCCTCCGTCAGTACTGGCCAAGCCTTTGCTCTTGAATTTATCATCACTTTCAATCTCCTCTTTGTTGTCACTGCGGTTGCCACTGACACTCGTGCG GTAGGAGAATTAGCAGGAATTGCAGTCGGAGCTACAGTGATGCTTAATATTCTTGTCGCTGG GCCCTCAAGCGGTGGTTCGATGAACCCTGTTCGAACTTTGGGACCCGCCGTAGCTGCTGGAAATTACAGAGCATTGTGGGTTTATCTGGTGGCGCCGACGCTTGGTGCAATAATCGGCGCCGGAACTTACACCGCCGTCAAGCTGAGAGACGACGAAGTGGAAGCTCCATCACAGGTGAGGAGCTTCCGGCGTTGA
- the LOC103482898 gene encoding uncharacterized protein LOC103482898 isoform X2: MNNGNGSKNRWMMGLHSKGRKERDNEDLHLFRELYKRDKERTASLLLLPVDDLEHNHGNSPFYRIHSIKKESGLGHLFESNKNDYDWLKTPPATPLFPSLEMEATAPPSHNAHQETPLLQPLSQPQSQASSNSESTKKSSGIEKSPIIKAKVPSRSTTPSHRPRINSSIDPKNTKRTTNPSPNPSQRIDQTSQIDSTIKRNNNMKPTNVKESYTDYLTSNLSKGSTNSVKPNPNQNPNPRSRTTSPIVRSTIASQIPEFSNETPPNLRTDRSSSVTRGRQPGNVEKSETNPRRQSCSPSVTRGRKVEAAKQEKNRGGNLSNDQRRTESTNILGSRMVERVMNARKGIGNEQRDSKPSRRSGIGEFRQTIRQK; the protein is encoded by the exons ATGAACAATGGCAATGGCAGCAAAAACAGATGGATGATGGGTCTTCATTCAAAGGGTCGAAAGGAAAGAGACAATGAAGATCTCCATCTGTTCCGAGAGCTTTATAAGCGCGACAAGGAACGTACCGCCTCCCTCCTCCTTCTTCCCGTTGATGACCTTGAACACAACCATG GGAATTCTCCATTCTACAGAATTCATTCAATCAAGAAAGAATCTGGATTAGGACACCTTTTCGAAAGCAACAAAAACGACTATGATTG GCTTAAAACACCACCAGCAActcctttatttccatctttgGAAATGGAAGCCACTGCTCCTCCTTCACATAATGCTCATCAAGAGACGCCACTTCTCCAGCCTCTCTCACAACCACAGTCACAG GCTtcaagcaattcagaatcaacAAAGAAAAGCAGTGGAATTGAGAAATCTCCAATCATAAAAGCAAAAGTACCATCCAGGTCCACCACTCCCAGTCATCGACCACGCATCAATTCATCCATTGATCCCAAAAACACCAAAAGAACCACAAACCCATCTCCAAACCCAAGCCAGAGAATCGATCAGACATCGCAAATAGACTCCACAATCAAAAGAAACAACAACATGAAACCCACAAACGTTAAAGAAAGTTACACAGATTACCTAACATCAAACCTCTCGAAAGGATCAACAAACAGTGTAAAGCCAAACCCAAACCAAAACCCAAATCCAAGAAGTAGAACTACATCCCCAATTGTGAGATCGACAATAGCATCTCAAATTCCAGAGTTCTCAAACGAAACACCTCCAAATTTAAGGACCGACAGATCGAGCTCGGTGACGAGAGGGCGGCAACCAGGAAACGTGGAGAAATCAGAGACGAACCCGAGAAGGCAATCGTGCTCGCCGAGCGTGACGAGGGGGCGGAAAGTGGAGGCGGCGAAACAGGAAAAGAACAGAGGAGGAAACTTGAGCAATGATCAGAGAAGAACTGAATCGACGAACATTCTTGGAAGTAGAATGGTTGAGAGAGTGATGAACGCGCGAAAAGGAATTGGAAATGAGCAGAGAGATTCCAAGCCGTCGAGACGAAGCGGAATCGGAGAATTCAGGCAAACG ATTCGTCAGAAATAA
- the LOC103482898 gene encoding uncharacterized protein LOC103482898 isoform X1, whose translation MNNGNGSKNRWMMGLHSKGRKERDNEDLHLFRELYKRDKERTASLLLLPVDDLEHNHGGNSPFYRIHSIKKESGLGHLFESNKNDYDWLKTPPATPLFPSLEMEATAPPSHNAHQETPLLQPLSQPQSQASSNSESTKKSSGIEKSPIIKAKVPSRSTTPSHRPRINSSIDPKNTKRTTNPSPNPSQRIDQTSQIDSTIKRNNNMKPTNVKESYTDYLTSNLSKGSTNSVKPNPNQNPNPRSRTTSPIVRSTIASQIPEFSNETPPNLRTDRSSSVTRGRQPGNVEKSETNPRRQSCSPSVTRGRKVEAAKQEKNRGGNLSNDQRRTESTNILGSRMVERVMNARKGIGNEQRDSKPSRRSGIGEFRQTIRQK comes from the exons ATGAACAATGGCAATGGCAGCAAAAACAGATGGATGATGGGTCTTCATTCAAAGGGTCGAAAGGAAAGAGACAATGAAGATCTCCATCTGTTCCGAGAGCTTTATAAGCGCGACAAGGAACGTACCGCCTCCCTCCTCCTTCTTCCCGTTGATGACCTTGAACACAACCATGGTG GGAATTCTCCATTCTACAGAATTCATTCAATCAAGAAAGAATCTGGATTAGGACACCTTTTCGAAAGCAACAAAAACGACTATGATTG GCTTAAAACACCACCAGCAActcctttatttccatctttgGAAATGGAAGCCACTGCTCCTCCTTCACATAATGCTCATCAAGAGACGCCACTTCTCCAGCCTCTCTCACAACCACAGTCACAG GCTtcaagcaattcagaatcaacAAAGAAAAGCAGTGGAATTGAGAAATCTCCAATCATAAAAGCAAAAGTACCATCCAGGTCCACCACTCCCAGTCATCGACCACGCATCAATTCATCCATTGATCCCAAAAACACCAAAAGAACCACAAACCCATCTCCAAACCCAAGCCAGAGAATCGATCAGACATCGCAAATAGACTCCACAATCAAAAGAAACAACAACATGAAACCCACAAACGTTAAAGAAAGTTACACAGATTACCTAACATCAAACCTCTCGAAAGGATCAACAAACAGTGTAAAGCCAAACCCAAACCAAAACCCAAATCCAAGAAGTAGAACTACATCCCCAATTGTGAGATCGACAATAGCATCTCAAATTCCAGAGTTCTCAAACGAAACACCTCCAAATTTAAGGACCGACAGATCGAGCTCGGTGACGAGAGGGCGGCAACCAGGAAACGTGGAGAAATCAGAGACGAACCCGAGAAGGCAATCGTGCTCGCCGAGCGTGACGAGGGGGCGGAAAGTGGAGGCGGCGAAACAGGAAAAGAACAGAGGAGGAAACTTGAGCAATGATCAGAGAAGAACTGAATCGACGAACATTCTTGGAAGTAGAATGGTTGAGAGAGTGATGAACGCGCGAAAAGGAATTGGAAATGAGCAGAGAGATTCCAAGCCGTCGAGACGAAGCGGAATCGGAGAATTCAGGCAAACG ATTCGTCAGAAATAA
- the NIP5-2 gene encoding aquaporin NIP5-2 (The RefSeq protein has 1 substitution compared to this genomic sequence), which translates to MAQFEIVRVDSPKRSQILDVSLTRKVAAEFVGTFILIFGATAAPIVNQKYNSPMSLIGNAACSGIAVMIVIFSIGHISGAHLNPSLTIALATLRHFPLAHVPAYITAQVSASICASFALKGVFHPFMSGGVTVPSVGTAQAFALEFLITFNLLFVVTSVATDTRAVRELAGIAVGATVMLNILIAGPSTGGSMNPVRTLGPAVAAGNYRELWIYLVAPTLGAIVGAGTYTAVKHKDDGIDVLPEERSFHQ; encoded by the exons ATGGCACAATTTGAGATTGTACGCGTGGACTCCCCCAAGCGCAGCCAAATTCTTGATGTCTCTCTAACTCGAAAG GTGGCAGCAGAATTTGTGGGGACGTTCATCTTGATATTTGGTGCAACAGCTGCACCCATCGTCAACCAAAAGTACAACTCCCCCATGTCACTGATTGGAAACGCCGCATGTTCTGGCATAGCTGTGATGATCGTAATTTTCTCAATAGGACACATCTCTGGTGCCCACCTGAATCCGTCACTCACCATCGCCTTGGCCACCCTCCGCCACTTCCCTTTGGCCCATGTCCCCGCCTACATCACCGCCCAGGTCTCTGCTTCCATCTGTGCCTCCTTCGCTCTTAAGGGCGTTTTTCACCCTTTCATGTCTGGTGGTGTCACGGTCCCGTCCATTGGTACCGCTCAAGCCTTTGCTCTTGAATTCCTCATCACCTTCAATCTCTTGTTTGTCGTCACCAGTGTTGCTACAGATACTCGAGCt GTTAGAGAGTTGGCCGGAATTGCAGTTGGAGCTACAGTGATGCTCAACATTCTTATTGCAGG GCCATCCACTGGTGGTTCCATGAACCCAGTGAGGACCTTAGGCCCTGCAGTGGCTGCTGGAAATTACAGAGAACTGTGGATATACTTGGTGGCTCCTACACTTGGGGCCATCGTTGGTGCCGGAACCTACACCGCCGTAAAGCACAAAGATGATGGAATTGATGTTCTGCCGGAGGAGAGGAGTTTCCATCAGTGA